CTCGACCGCCTTAAAGACCAGTGAAGCATTGGTGCCGCCGAAGCCGAAGGAATTGGAGAGCGCCACGTTGACCTCCTTCTCCTTCTTGACGTTGGGCACGAGGTCGATCGCGGTCTCCACCGACGGGTTGTCGAGATTGATGGTCGGCGGCACCACGTTGTCGCGGATCGCCAGCATGGAGAAGATGCTCTCGATGGCACCGGCGGCGCCGAGCAGGTGGCCCACCGCGGATTTGGTGGAGGACATGGAGACGTCCGGCTGCTCATTGCCGAACAGGCGTTCGACCGCCCGCAGCTCGATCTCGTCGCCCAGCGGGGTCGAGGTGCCGTGGGCGTTCACATAATCGATGTCTTCCGGCTGGATGCCGGCGCGCTCGATGGCCATGCGCATGGCCCGGTAGCCGCCGTCGCCATCCTCCGCCGGGGCGGTGATGTGATAGGCGTCACCCGACAGACCATAGCCGACAACCTCGGCATAGATCTTCGCGCCGCGGGCCTTGGCGTGTTCGTATTCCTCAACCACGACAACGCCGGCGCCCTCGCCCATGAGGAAGCCGTCACGGTCCTTGTCATACGGGCGCGAGGCTTTTTCAGGGGTGTCGTTGAAGCCGGTGGTGAGCGCGCGGCAGGCGCAGAAGCCGCCAATGCCCAGCGGCGAGATGGCCGCTTCGGCACCGCCTGCGAGCATCACGTCCGCGTCGCCCATGGCGATCATGCGGGCGGCGTCACCGATGGCGTGAGCGCCGGTCGAGCACGCGGTGACGACGGAATGGTTCGGCCCCTTGAGACCCCAGCGGATGGACGCATAGCCCGAGGTGAGGTTGATGAGGCGGCCGGGAATGAAGAAGGGCGACAGGCGGCGCAGGCCCTTATTGTGGAGGGTCAGCGCGCCTTCCTCGATGCCGGGCAGGCCGCCGATGCCGGAGCCGATGATGGTGCCGGTGCGGCACTGGTCTTCATAGGTCTCGGGGTGCCAGCCGGCATCGTCGAGCGCCTGGGCTGAGGCTGCGAGCGAATAGATGATGAAGTCATCCATGCGCTTCTGTTCCTTGGGGTCCACCCAGTCATCGGGGTTGAAGGTGCCGTCGGAGCCGTCGCCGCGCTTTACTTCACAGGCGATGCGGCAGGGATAGCCGTCCGCATCGAACCTGGTGATGGGGCCGGCGCCGGACTGGCCTTCCAGCAGGCGCTGCCAGGTGGTGTCCACACCGGTGCCAAGCGGGGTCACAAGACCCAGACCCGTGACCACTGCGCGTCTCAGCTCAATCATCGGCATCGAACTCTCCCAGATGCGTTACTCGCCCGGACGGCCCTGCGCCCGATCTTCTTTCGATTCTTCGTCCAGATAGTAATACGGACGGATATGCGCCCTGCACACCCGTCCGCAAAACTGTTTTGTATTATTCAAGGCATGTGCCGGGGCAGCTTAGCTGCTGGCGTTTTCCTTGATGAACTTGATGGCATCGCCGACCGTCAGGATGGTCTCGGCGGCATCATCGGGGATCTCGACTTCGAATTCTTCCTCGAAGGCCATGACCAGCTCGACGGTGTCCAGGCTGTCTGCGCCCAGATCATCGATGAAGCTGGCATTTTCCGTGACCTTTTCAGGTTCGACGCCAAGGTGCTCGACGACGATCTTCTTCACGCTCTCTGCGATGTCACTCATGCTTTTTTCTCTCAGCTCGTAGTGTGCAATCAGCCGGATAACCGGTCTTGATCTGGGGCTCAACGTCCCGCCTCGCGCAACTCACCCGGATGTCACCATCCTGACTTCAATGCGGCAAGGGCGGAAAGGACAAATTTGCAGTGTTACCGGTAGCCAGCGCCTGCTCATGTCCCGAAAAGCGGTCGCTTGGTAACACAATCATATTCCTTTGACCAGATTGTCAGCCCGAGGGCAATCCTTCTGAAAAACTCAAGTATTCCGGGCTTTTAGAAGCATCCCTCCGGGTAACAATGCGGTCAAATCATGGCCATGCCGCCGTTCACATGCAGGGTTTGGCCAGTGACGTAGGCTGCTTCCTCGCTGGCGAGGTAGAGCGCTGCGGCTGCGATCTCCTCAGACGTGCCGAGACGGCCCGCCGGGATGCGCGTTGAAATGGTCTCTTTCTGGCCATCATCCAGCACATCGGTCATCGCGGTCTTGATGAAGCCGGGGGCCACGCAATTGACGGTGATGTTGCGGCTGGCGACTTCCTGGGCGATCGACTTGGTCATGCCGATCATGCCGGCCTTGGCGGCGGCGTAGTTGGCCTGGCCGGGATTGCCCATGACACCGACCACCGAGGTGATGCCGATGATGCGGCCCCAGCGGCGCTTCATCATGCCGCGCATGACGCCGCGCGACAGGCGGAAGGCAGCGGTGAGGTTGACGGCAAGGACCTGGTCCCACTCGTCGTCTTTCATCCGCATAAAGATGTTGTCGCGGGTGATGCCGGCATTGTTGACGAGAATGTCGAGCTGGCCCATGGCCTCCTCGGCCTGCTTGGGCAGGGCGTCCACCGCGTCGAGATCGCTGAGATTACAGGGCAGCACATGGGTGCGTTCGCCCAGCTCGCCAGCCACGTCGGCCAGCACGTTTTCACGGGTGCCGGACAGGGCGACGGTTGCGCCCTGCGCATGAAGGGCCTTGGCGATGGCGCCGCCGATGCCGCCGGTGGCGCCGGTGACAAGCGCGGTCTTGCCGGTGAGGTCAAACATGGGGAGCTCCCTGCTGCTGTGTCTCAGTTGATCTTGTGCGGTGTACGGATCGTTTGCGGATCACATGTAGATGCTAGAGGCCGGTGTCGATCAGGCCGCGCACGGCCTCGGCGGAATTGATGGTCTGGCCCTTGATGGATTTGTCGATCCACTTGGTGAGGCCGGTGAGCACCTTGCCGGAGCCGCATTCGACCAACTCCTCGACCCCCTGATCGCGCATATAGATGACGCTTTCACGCCAGCGGACGCGGCCGGTCACCTGCTCGACGAGCAGTGTGCGGATGATGTCGGGATCGGTGACGGCTTCGGCCCGCACATTGGCGACGACGGGCACGACGGGTGCGTTGATGGCGGTGTCCTTCAAGGCACCTGCCATCTCGTCGGCGGCGGGCTGCATGAGGGCTGAATGGAACGGCGCTGAGACCGCCAGCGGCATGGCGCGCTTGGCGCCCATTTCCTTGGCGATCTCGCAGGCCCGGTCGACGCCCGCCTTGGAGCCGGAGATGACCACCTGGCCGTTGGCATTGTCGTTGGCGACGCCGACGGGCTCGCCGGTTTCAGAGGCTGCCTGTTCGGCGGCGTCATTCACCTTGTCGTTTTCAAGGCCGAGGGTGGCGGCCATGGCGCCCGCCCCCACCGGCACGGCGCGCTGCATGGCCTCGCCGCGCAGGCGCAGGAGGCGCGCGGCGGTGGCGATGTCGAAGGCGCCGGCGGCACAGAGGGCGGCATATTCACCGAGTGAGTGACCGGCGACGAATTTGGCGTGCTTTGCGAGGTCGAGGCCTGCTTCGGCTTCCAGCACACGCACCACCGCCATCGAGACGGCCATCAGCGCGGGCTGGGTGTTCATGGTGAGGGTCAGGTCTTCTTCCGGACCGTTCCACATAATGTCGGTGAGCTTGAGACCAAGCGCCTGATCCACTTCATCGAAGACGGCCTTGGCCTGCGGGAAGGCATCGGCGAGGTCCTTGCCCATGCCGACGCTCTGGGCGCCCTGGCCGGGGAATGTGAAAGCACGGATCGGGGTATCGCTCACTTGTGTCACCTCTGCCTGCTGTCCTGCTGCCCACCGGGGCAGCCGGGTCCGGTGTTGTCGACTCGCCACGCTTGGGGGCGTTCATGCGGAAAGACACTGGCCGCAGGCGTTGAGTCAAGACATCGGACACCATTGCCCCTTGCATTTGCGGGCATCCGGACCGACTTTGAAGCGGTCAAAGTTGGAGACTTTATGTCTAGTGAG
The sequence above is drawn from the Pyruvatibacter mobilis genome and encodes:
- the fabG gene encoding 3-oxoacyl-[acyl-carrier-protein] reductase, with the protein product MFDLTGKTALVTGATGGIGGAIAKALHAQGATVALSGTRENVLADVAGELGERTHVLPCNLSDLDAVDALPKQAEEAMGQLDILVNNAGITRDNIFMRMKDDEWDQVLAVNLTAAFRLSRGVMRGMMKRRWGRIIGITSVVGVMGNPGQANYAAAKAGMIGMTKSIAQEVASRNITVNCVAPGFIKTAMTDVLDDGQKETISTRIPAGRLGTSEEIAAAALYLASEEAAYVTGQTLHVNGGMAMI
- a CDS encoding acyl carrier protein, translated to MSDIAESVKKIVVEHLGVEPEKVTENASFIDDLGADSLDTVELVMAFEEEFEVEIPDDAAETILTVGDAIKFIKENASS
- the fabD gene encoding ACP S-malonyltransferase — its product is MSDTPIRAFTFPGQGAQSVGMGKDLADAFPQAKAVFDEVDQALGLKLTDIMWNGPEEDLTLTMNTQPALMAVSMAVVRVLEAEAGLDLAKHAKFVAGHSLGEYAALCAAGAFDIATAARLLRLRGEAMQRAVPVGAGAMAATLGLENDKVNDAAEQAASETGEPVGVANDNANGQVVISGSKAGVDRACEIAKEMGAKRAMPLAVSAPFHSALMQPAADEMAGALKDTAINAPVVPVVANVRAEAVTDPDIIRTLLVEQVTGRVRWRESVIYMRDQGVEELVECGSGKVLTGLTKWIDKSIKGQTINSAEAVRGLIDTGL
- the fabF gene encoding beta-ketoacyl-ACP synthase II, producing the protein MRRAVVTGLGLVTPLGTGVDTTWQRLLEGQSGAGPITRFDADGYPCRIACEVKRGDGSDGTFNPDDWVDPKEQKRMDDFIIYSLAASAQALDDAGWHPETYEDQCRTGTIIGSGIGGLPGIEEGALTLHNKGLRRLSPFFIPGRLINLTSGYASIRWGLKGPNHSVVTACSTGAHAIGDAARMIAMGDADVMLAGGAEAAISPLGIGGFCACRALTTGFNDTPEKASRPYDKDRDGFLMGEGAGVVVVEEYEHAKARGAKIYAEVVGYGLSGDAYHITAPAEDGDGGYRAMRMAIERAGIQPEDIDYVNAHGTSTPLGDEIELRAVERLFGNEQPDVSMSSTKSAVGHLLGAAGAIESIFSMLAIRDNVVPPTINLDNPSVETAIDLVPNVKKEKEVNVALSNSFGFGGTNASLVFKAVEA